In Diachasmimorpha longicaudata isolate KC_UGA_2023 chromosome 4, iyDiaLong2, whole genome shotgun sequence, a single genomic region encodes these proteins:
- the LOC135161143 gene encoding uncharacterized protein LOC135161143: protein MATDVKESDTEDHERPAPAKRQCMKIVNINDTMTHQTAQEPAPEIETEFERTERLIREKLRRWQACQMAKGFVDNTINRVMENYILGPQVDASQFRLFRGNEMEDTAVMMAIRNHGLVHSGQFEDENPIYQSFSTSMEREKFSESMNFGIPLGATSSTIMSSSGHEGNCEDGVKDKNDDGGDEQDFLERAVAEAIKIKGLSALSVDYG from the exons ATGGCCACTGATGTGAAGGAGTCTGACACTGAGGATCACGAGAGACCAGCCCCAGCAAAGAGACAATGCATGAAAATCGTAAACATTAATGATACAATG ACTCATCAAACAGCACAAGAACCTGCACCAGAGATTGAAACTGAATTTGAGAGGACCGAAAGATTAATACGCGAGAAACTGCGGAGATGGCAAGCGTGTCAGATGGCAAAGGGCTTTGTTGATAACACCATAAATCGTGTGATGGAGAACTACATTCTAGGGCCACAAGTGGATGCCTCACAATTTCGTTTATTTCGGGGGAACGAGATGGAAGACACTGCTGTGATGATGGCCATCAGGAATCACGGCTTGGTACATTCAGGACAGTTTGAAGACGAGAACCCCATTTATCAGAGTTTTTCGACCTCAATGGAAAGGGAGAAATTTTCGGAATCAATGAACTTTGGCATTCCCTTGGGAGCTACTTCATCCACCATAATGTCATCGAGTGGACATGAAGGGAATTGCGAAGACGGTGTGAAGGACAAAAATGACGATGGAGGAGACGAGCAAGATTTTTTGGAGCGGGCGGTCGCAGAAGCCATTAAAATTAAAGGGCTCAGTGCATTGAGTGTCGACTATGGTTGA
- the LOC135161123 gene encoding uncharacterized protein LOC135161123 isoform X1 has protein sequence MSAPPPPPPPAFNISSVSSADPQGRNQLLQSIRAGKQLKKTVTVDKSAPAISGKVKNGLSPNSPASPSVPSSTNSTITSGPMALGGLFAGGMPKLKPTGLRTAIVEKEVSSPPATHSSGTMKRGPPPVPPPAAQKPQMQTESPPEPSKGFGKPTLAPKPPGPPPAIISGSSTLQKPCPPPKKLDLLRSGGVSRAQSMRLPRSPPVLAPNSSSLHQSQDCLNETHQRPINRVLRPPVARPPSPPISRNPSGSLGPTMRAAPPPPSRTTVTAPSMPPPPPPPPHRSIVTHQRIAPQPPPTPPTRNLSLSNGQSSATSSQDLEARFIDQFHSISTFPSPEPFRGVQKFYNSKNAAKQQAPAPPLQSSPTPSTMVQLNASAGGRQWQHNAASSAC, from the exons ATGTCGGCCCCACCACCCCCACCGCCACCAGCATTTAACATCAGCAGCGTATCCAGCGCTGATCCACAGGGTAGAAATCAATTACTGCAGTCAATTAGAGCTGGAAAGCAGCTGAAAAAAACGGTCACTGTTGATAAGAGTGCACCAGCAATCTCAG gaaaagtaaaaaatggCTTGAGTCCGAATTCTCCAGCATCTCCGAGTGTCCCCTCGAGTACCAATAGTACGATCACAAGTGGCCCAATGGCTTTAGGTGGACTATTCGCCGGAGGGATGCCAAAACTGAAGCCCACCGGCTTGAGAACAGCAATAGTCGAGAAAGAAGTCTCCTCGCCCCCGGCTACCCACTCCTCAGGAACGATGAAGCGGGGCCCACCCCCAGTACCTCCCCCAGCGGCGCAAAAGCCACAAATGCAGACTGAAAGTCCCCCAGAGCCATCGAAAGGCTTTGGAAAACCAACCCTGGCGCCAAAGCCCCCTGGACCTCCCCCAGCCATCATCTCGGGCTCCTCGACCCTCCAGAAGCCTTGCCCACCACCAAAAAAGCTAGATTTACTTCGCAGCGGTGGTGTATCGAGGGCTCAAAGCATGCGACTGCCCCGCTCACCCCCTGTCCTGGCTCCAAACTCATCATCACTCCACCAATCTCAGGACTGTCTCAACGAGACCCACCAGAGGCCCATAAACAGAGTCCTGAGACCACCAGTGGCACGACCGCCCTCACCTCCGATTTCCAGAAACCCCAGTGGATCCTTAGGGCCGACAATGCGCGCAGCACCACCTCCACCGTCGAGAACCACCGTGACAGCCCCTAGTATGCCACCACCGCCCCCACCACCCCCCCATCGTTCCATTGTGACTCATCAGAGAATAGCTCCTCAACCACCACCCACACCACCAACTCGGAACCTATCGTTATCAAATGGTCAGAGCTCAGCGACAAGTAGTCAAGACCTTGAAGCAAGATTTATCGATCAATTTCACTCCATATCGACATTCCCGTCACCAGAGCCATTTCGAGGTGTACAAAAATTCTACAATAGTAAAAATG CAGCAAAGCAACAAGCACCGGCACCACCTCTGCAATCGAGTCCCACACCCAGTACCATGGTTCAATTGAACGCTTCAGCTGGTGGTAGACAGTGGCAACACAATGCAGCATCCTCGGCGTGTTga
- the LOC135161798 gene encoding ATP-binding cassette sub-family F member 3 isoform X1, with protein MAACGDYIRSQFPTIDDELYHYVEGILDSSKDDFEDGEEVYEAIGQVLHEVADKPEKEVRQICETLLAMLKGTTNGGDGENIHEKRQNGMNKVLNAPVHLGAMAATLEEQVEQIKSIWVTTRDDTMKVDAKKLEKAEAKLQQKQEKRTGQDSNPSKNNSIGNQSSDTASASQMMSKKESRMESKGGTNKTQDIRIENFDVAYGDRVLLQGADLTLAFGRRYGLIGRNGLGKTTLLRMISNKQLRIPSHVRVLHVEQEVAGDETSALNSVLESDTERSALLSREAELQALIEKEGGKNDTLGEELAKVYEAMQTAEVEKAPSRAGAILSGLGFSVERQSWPTKAFSGGWRMRLALARALFSRPDLLLLDEPTNMLDIKAILWLEKYLQCWPTTLLVVSHDRNFLDTVPTDILYLKGQKIEAYKGNYEQFEKTKGEREKNAQREYEAQQAKRAHVQEFIDRFRYNANRASSVQSKIKMLEKLPELKAVEKEAEVTLRFPDVIPLSPPILQLNEVSFRYETSKNSDYIFTGVNLTATLQSRICIVGENGAGKTTLLKIITGTLSPTRGTIHIHRNLKFGYFSQHHVDQLDMTVCPVELLQNHFPGKPTEEYRRMLGSFGVSGDLALQTICSLSGGQKSRVAFALMCAAMPNFLVLDEPTNHLDIESIEALGRALNTCQAGVILVSHDERLIRLVCTELWVCGQGSVRCIEGGFDEYRKIIEKELEA; from the exons ATGGCAGCCTGTGGTGATTATATTAGAAGTCAATTTCCGACTATAGACGACGAGTTGTATCATTATGTTGAGG GAATTCTTGACAGTTCAAAGGATGACTTTGAAGATGGTGAGGAGGTGTACGAGGCCATTGGACAAGTGTTGCACGAGGTAGCTGACAAACCTGAAAAAGAGGTTAG GCAAATATGCGAGACCCTCCTAGCGATGTTAAAAGGCACCACCAACGGTGGAGACGGTGAAAATATCCACGAGAAACGCCAGAACGGGATGAACAAAGTCCTGAACGCCCCTGTGCATTTGGGAGCAATGGCTGCAACTCTCGAGGAACAGGTAGAGCAAATAAAAAGTATTTGGGTAACGACGAGGGATGATACCATGAAAGTGGATGCTAAGAAATTGGAGAAAGCTGAAGCCAAACTGCAGCAGAAGCAGGAGAAACGAACTGGACAGGATTCGAACCCCAGCAAGAATAATTCAATAGGAAATCAGTCAAGTGACACGGCCAGTGCCAGTCAAATGATGAGTAAAAAGGAGAGCAGAATGGAGAGTAAAGGTGGAACTAATAAAACCCAGGACATCAGAATTGAGAACTTTGATGTTGCCTACGGCGACAGAGTTCTTCTTCAGGGTGCTGATCTGACTCTGGCGTTCGGTCGTCGTTATGGTTTGATAGGACGCAATGGCCTGGGAAAAACCACCCTCTTACGAATGATATCGAATAAACAGTTGAGAATACCTTCGCATGTTCGCGTACTGCATGTGGAGCAGGAGGTGGCAGGTGACGAAACATCTGCCCTCAATTCAGTTCTCGAATCTGATACTGAGAGAAGTGCATTACTGAGTCGTGAGGCAGAACTCCAAGCGTTGATCGAAAAGGAGGGAGGGAAGAATGACACATTGGGTGAGGAACTGGCCAAGGTCTACGAGGCGATGCAAACAGCTGAGGTGGAGAAGGCCCCCTCGAGAGCTGGGGCAATCCTCTCTGGTCTGGGATTTTCAGTGGAGAGACAGTCATGGCCAACCAAAGCCTTCTCAGGAGGCTGGAGGATGAGATTGGCACTGGCACGGGCTCTCTTTTCCAGACCTGATCTTCTGCTACTCGACGAACCCACTAATATGTTAGATATCAAGGCCATTCTGTGGCTGGAGAAGTATCTGCAGTGCTGGCCCACTACGTTACTTGTTGTCTCTCACGATCGCAACTTCCTGGATACTGTTCCTACAGACATACTCTATCTCAAGGGGCAGAAGATCGAAGCTTACAAGGGGAATTACGAGCAGTTCGAGAAAACcaagggagagagggagaaaaatgCACAGAGGGAATATGAAGCTCAGCAGGCGAAACGAGCACATGTTCAAGAATTTATTGATCGTTTTAGATACAATGCTAATCGTGCCTCCAGTGTACAGAGCAAAATTAAAATGCTGGAAAAATTGCCGGAACTCAAGGCTGTAGAAAAAGAGGCTGAAGTTACTCTGAGATTTCCTGATGTCATACCTCTCAGTCCACCAATACTTCAGTTGAATGAAGTTTCATTTCGTTACGAAACGTCGAAAAATAGTGATTACATATTTACCGGGGTCAATCTCACTGCCACACTCCAATCACGAATTTGTATAGTTGGCGAGAACGGTGCCGGTAAAACTACtctgttgaaaattattacagGAACACTGAGTCCAACTCGCGGGACTATTCACATACATCGAAATCTTAAATTTGGTTATTTTAGTCAGCATCATGTGGATCAACTCGATATGACTGTATGTCCTGTGGAACTATTGCAAAATCATTTTCCAG GGAAGCCAACGGAGGAGTACAGGAGAATGCTCGGTAGTTTTGGAGTGAGTGGGGACCTTGCACTGCAAACGATTTGCTCTCTATCTGGAGGACAAAAGTCCAGGGTTGCATTTGCTCTTATGTGTGCTGCTATGCCCAATTTTCTCGTTCTCGACGAGCCCACCAATCATCTCGATATCGAATCGATAGAGGCACTGGGAAGAGCTCTCAATACATGTCAG gCTGGTGTTATCCTTGTGTCTCACGATGAGCGTTTGATCCGATTAGTGTGTACAGAACTTTGGGTCTGCGGCCAGGGATCAGTGCGATGTATCGAAGGTGGCTTCGATGAATATCGGAAAATCATTGAGAAAGAATTGGAAGCttag
- the LOC135161798 gene encoding ATP-binding cassette sub-family F member 3 isoform X2 — translation MLKGTTNGGDGENIHEKRQNGMNKVLNAPVHLGAMAATLEEQVEQIKSIWVTTRDDTMKVDAKKLEKAEAKLQQKQEKRTGQDSNPSKNNSIGNQSSDTASASQMMSKKESRMESKGGTNKTQDIRIENFDVAYGDRVLLQGADLTLAFGRRYGLIGRNGLGKTTLLRMISNKQLRIPSHVRVLHVEQEVAGDETSALNSVLESDTERSALLSREAELQALIEKEGGKNDTLGEELAKVYEAMQTAEVEKAPSRAGAILSGLGFSVERQSWPTKAFSGGWRMRLALARALFSRPDLLLLDEPTNMLDIKAILWLEKYLQCWPTTLLVVSHDRNFLDTVPTDILYLKGQKIEAYKGNYEQFEKTKGEREKNAQREYEAQQAKRAHVQEFIDRFRYNANRASSVQSKIKMLEKLPELKAVEKEAEVTLRFPDVIPLSPPILQLNEVSFRYETSKNSDYIFTGVNLTATLQSRICIVGENGAGKTTLLKIITGTLSPTRGTIHIHRNLKFGYFSQHHVDQLDMTVCPVELLQNHFPGKPTEEYRRMLGSFGVSGDLALQTICSLSGGQKSRVAFALMCAAMPNFLVLDEPTNHLDIESIEALGRALNTCQAGVILVSHDERLIRLVCTELWVCGQGSVRCIEGGFDEYRKIIEKELEA, via the exons ATGTTAAAAGGCACCACCAACGGTGGAGACGGTGAAAATATCCACGAGAAACGCCAGAACGGGATGAACAAAGTCCTGAACGCCCCTGTGCATTTGGGAGCAATGGCTGCAACTCTCGAGGAACAGGTAGAGCAAATAAAAAGTATTTGGGTAACGACGAGGGATGATACCATGAAAGTGGATGCTAAGAAATTGGAGAAAGCTGAAGCCAAACTGCAGCAGAAGCAGGAGAAACGAACTGGACAGGATTCGAACCCCAGCAAGAATAATTCAATAGGAAATCAGTCAAGTGACACGGCCAGTGCCAGTCAAATGATGAGTAAAAAGGAGAGCAGAATGGAGAGTAAAGGTGGAACTAATAAAACCCAGGACATCAGAATTGAGAACTTTGATGTTGCCTACGGCGACAGAGTTCTTCTTCAGGGTGCTGATCTGACTCTGGCGTTCGGTCGTCGTTATGGTTTGATAGGACGCAATGGCCTGGGAAAAACCACCCTCTTACGAATGATATCGAATAAACAGTTGAGAATACCTTCGCATGTTCGCGTACTGCATGTGGAGCAGGAGGTGGCAGGTGACGAAACATCTGCCCTCAATTCAGTTCTCGAATCTGATACTGAGAGAAGTGCATTACTGAGTCGTGAGGCAGAACTCCAAGCGTTGATCGAAAAGGAGGGAGGGAAGAATGACACATTGGGTGAGGAACTGGCCAAGGTCTACGAGGCGATGCAAACAGCTGAGGTGGAGAAGGCCCCCTCGAGAGCTGGGGCAATCCTCTCTGGTCTGGGATTTTCAGTGGAGAGACAGTCATGGCCAACCAAAGCCTTCTCAGGAGGCTGGAGGATGAGATTGGCACTGGCACGGGCTCTCTTTTCCAGACCTGATCTTCTGCTACTCGACGAACCCACTAATATGTTAGATATCAAGGCCATTCTGTGGCTGGAGAAGTATCTGCAGTGCTGGCCCACTACGTTACTTGTTGTCTCTCACGATCGCAACTTCCTGGATACTGTTCCTACAGACATACTCTATCTCAAGGGGCAGAAGATCGAAGCTTACAAGGGGAATTACGAGCAGTTCGAGAAAACcaagggagagagggagaaaaatgCACAGAGGGAATATGAAGCTCAGCAGGCGAAACGAGCACATGTTCAAGAATTTATTGATCGTTTTAGATACAATGCTAATCGTGCCTCCAGTGTACAGAGCAAAATTAAAATGCTGGAAAAATTGCCGGAACTCAAGGCTGTAGAAAAAGAGGCTGAAGTTACTCTGAGATTTCCTGATGTCATACCTCTCAGTCCACCAATACTTCAGTTGAATGAAGTTTCATTTCGTTACGAAACGTCGAAAAATAGTGATTACATATTTACCGGGGTCAATCTCACTGCCACACTCCAATCACGAATTTGTATAGTTGGCGAGAACGGTGCCGGTAAAACTACtctgttgaaaattattacagGAACACTGAGTCCAACTCGCGGGACTATTCACATACATCGAAATCTTAAATTTGGTTATTTTAGTCAGCATCATGTGGATCAACTCGATATGACTGTATGTCCTGTGGAACTATTGCAAAATCATTTTCCAG GGAAGCCAACGGAGGAGTACAGGAGAATGCTCGGTAGTTTTGGAGTGAGTGGGGACCTTGCACTGCAAACGATTTGCTCTCTATCTGGAGGACAAAAGTCCAGGGTTGCATTTGCTCTTATGTGTGCTGCTATGCCCAATTTTCTCGTTCTCGACGAGCCCACCAATCATCTCGATATCGAATCGATAGAGGCACTGGGAAGAGCTCTCAATACATGTCAG gCTGGTGTTATCCTTGTGTCTCACGATGAGCGTTTGATCCGATTAGTGTGTACAGAACTTTGGGTCTGCGGCCAGGGATCAGTGCGATGTATCGAAGGTGGCTTCGATGAATATCGGAAAATCATTGAGAAAGAATTGGAAGCttag
- the LOC135161123 gene encoding uncharacterized protein LOC135161123 isoform X2 yields MSAPPPPPPPAFNISSVSSADPQGRNQLLQSIRAGKQLKKTVTVDKSAPAISGKVKNGLSPNSPASPSVPSSTNSTITSGPMALGGLFAGGMPKLKPTGLRTAIVEKEVSSPPATHSSGTMKRGPPPVPPPAAQKPQMQTESPPEPSKGFGKPTLAPKPPGPPPAIISGSSTLQKPCPPPKKLDLLRSGGVSRAQSMRLPRSPPVLAPNSSSLHQSQDCLNETHQRPINRVLRPPVARPPSPPISRNPSGSLGPTMRAAPPPPSRTTVTAPSMPPPPPPPPHRSIVTHQRIAPQPPPTPPTRNLSLSNGQSSATSSQDLEARFIDQFHSISTFPSPEPFRGVQKFYNSKNAKQQAPAPPLQSSPTPSTMVQLNASAGGRQWQHNAASSAC; encoded by the exons ATGTCGGCCCCACCACCCCCACCGCCACCAGCATTTAACATCAGCAGCGTATCCAGCGCTGATCCACAGGGTAGAAATCAATTACTGCAGTCAATTAGAGCTGGAAAGCAGCTGAAAAAAACGGTCACTGTTGATAAGAGTGCACCAGCAATCTCAG gaaaagtaaaaaatggCTTGAGTCCGAATTCTCCAGCATCTCCGAGTGTCCCCTCGAGTACCAATAGTACGATCACAAGTGGCCCAATGGCTTTAGGTGGACTATTCGCCGGAGGGATGCCAAAACTGAAGCCCACCGGCTTGAGAACAGCAATAGTCGAGAAAGAAGTCTCCTCGCCCCCGGCTACCCACTCCTCAGGAACGATGAAGCGGGGCCCACCCCCAGTACCTCCCCCAGCGGCGCAAAAGCCACAAATGCAGACTGAAAGTCCCCCAGAGCCATCGAAAGGCTTTGGAAAACCAACCCTGGCGCCAAAGCCCCCTGGACCTCCCCCAGCCATCATCTCGGGCTCCTCGACCCTCCAGAAGCCTTGCCCACCACCAAAAAAGCTAGATTTACTTCGCAGCGGTGGTGTATCGAGGGCTCAAAGCATGCGACTGCCCCGCTCACCCCCTGTCCTGGCTCCAAACTCATCATCACTCCACCAATCTCAGGACTGTCTCAACGAGACCCACCAGAGGCCCATAAACAGAGTCCTGAGACCACCAGTGGCACGACCGCCCTCACCTCCGATTTCCAGAAACCCCAGTGGATCCTTAGGGCCGACAATGCGCGCAGCACCACCTCCACCGTCGAGAACCACCGTGACAGCCCCTAGTATGCCACCACCGCCCCCACCACCCCCCCATCGTTCCATTGTGACTCATCAGAGAATAGCTCCTCAACCACCACCCACACCACCAACTCGGAACCTATCGTTATCAAATGGTCAGAGCTCAGCGACAAGTAGTCAAGACCTTGAAGCAAGATTTATCGATCAATTTCACTCCATATCGACATTCCCGTCACCAGAGCCATTTCGAGGTGTACAAAAATTCTACAATAGTAAAAATG CAAAGCAACAAGCACCGGCACCACCTCTGCAATCGAGTCCCACACCCAGTACCATGGTTCAATTGAACGCTTCAGCTGGTGGTAGACAGTGGCAACACAATGCAGCATCCTCGGCGTGTTga